A stretch of the Arachis stenosperma cultivar V10309 chromosome 6, arast.V10309.gnm1.PFL2, whole genome shotgun sequence genome encodes the following:
- the LOC130932388 gene encoding pyrophosphate-energized membrane proton pump 2-like isoform X1 produces MMIDDDMEAGSLGPYHDRPRTFRNMRTKPYTPLIFRILLGINVCVLFILLLLGFGAIFYMGASTSPIIVFVISIRILSFLVSIYLTKWVLAKDEGPPEMVQIADAIRDGVEGFFRTQ; encoded by the exons ATGATGATCGATGACGACATGGAGGCTGGTTCTTTGGGGCCTTACCACGACAGGCCAAGAACTTTTCGCAACATGCGCACCAAACCTTACACCCCACTG ATATTTCGTATTCTCCTGGGAATAAATGTCTGTGTTCTATTCATTCTTTTGCTCCTCGGATTTGGGGCTATCTTTTACATGGGAGCTAGTACATCTCCCATCATTGTCTTTGTCATCTCTATTCGTATTCTCAGCTTTCTTGTGTCTATATATCTTACAAAGTGGGTGCTTGCAAAGGATGAGGGCCCCCCTGAAATGGTTCAG ATAGCAGATGCTATACGAGATGGAGTTGAAGGCTTCTTTAGGACCCAATAA
- the LOC130932388 gene encoding pyrophosphate-energized membrane proton pump 2-like isoform X2, with product MMIDDDMEAGSLGPYHDRPRTFRNMRTKPYTPLIFRILLGINVCVLFILLLLGFGAIFYMGASTSPIIVFVISIRILSFLVSIYLTKWVLAKDEGPPEMVQGMIVTERWLSNSKE from the exons ATGATGATCGATGACGACATGGAGGCTGGTTCTTTGGGGCCTTACCACGACAGGCCAAGAACTTTTCGCAACATGCGCACCAAACCTTACACCCCACTG ATATTTCGTATTCTCCTGGGAATAAATGTCTGTGTTCTATTCATTCTTTTGCTCCTCGGATTTGGGGCTATCTTTTACATGGGAGCTAGTACATCTCCCATCATTGTCTTTGTCATCTCTATTCGTATTCTCAGCTTTCTTGTGTCTATATATCTTACAAAGTGGGTGCTTGCAAAGGATGAGGGCCCCCCTGAAATGGTTCAG gGGATGATAGTGACAGAAAGATGGCTCTCAAATTCGAAAGAGTGA